In Pseudoxanthomonas indica, the following are encoded in one genomic region:
- a CDS encoding nitroreductase family protein, which yields MSASNPLQFLDERRSIPSKQLGEPGPDAATLRRMLAAAVRVPDHGKLVPFRFLHLHGPARQHLGDALAALTLQRDPDAPAAAVEKDRGRFAHAPDIIVVIARLTPGHKVPEQEQLLTAGSVCFALLQAAQALGFGAQWLTAWMAYDASVARLLGLADNERVVGFIHIGTAKLEAPERERPDVDALLAEWQPES from the coding sequence ATGTCCGCATCCAACCCCCTGCAGTTCCTCGACGAGCGCCGCTCCATCCCCTCCAAGCAACTGGGCGAGCCCGGCCCGGACGCCGCTACCCTGCGGCGCATGCTCGCCGCGGCCGTGCGGGTTCCCGATCACGGCAAGCTGGTGCCGTTCCGGTTCCTGCACCTGCATGGTCCGGCCCGCCAGCACCTCGGCGATGCCTTGGCCGCATTGACCCTGCAGCGCGACCCAGACGCACCCGCCGCCGCGGTGGAAAAGGATCGCGGCCGCTTCGCTCATGCACCCGACATCATTGTCGTGATTGCGCGCCTGACACCCGGCCACAAGGTGCCGGAGCAGGAACAGCTGCTCACGGCCGGCAGCGTCTGCTTCGCCTTGCTGCAGGCGGCGCAGGCACTGGGTTTCGGGGCCCAATGGCTGACTGCCTGGATGGCCTATGACGCGAGCGTGGCCCGCCTGTTGGGCCTGGCGGACAACGAGCGCGTCGTCGGCTTCATCCACATTGGCACCGCAAAGCTGGAGGCCCCGGAGCGCGAGCGCCCGGACGTGGACGCCCTGCTCGCCGAGTGGCAACCGGAGTCCTGA
- a CDS encoding zinc ribbon domain-containing protein YjdM, giving the protein MSDEEIQVKDSNGTLLANGDSVTLIKDLKVKGTSVTLKRGTMVKNIRLTDDEDLIECNVDKVKGLVLRTEFLKKA; this is encoded by the coding sequence ATGTCGGACGAAGAAATCCAGGTCAAGGACAGCAACGGCACGCTGCTCGCCAACGGCGACTCGGTCACCCTGATCAAGGACCTGAAAGTAAAGGGCACTTCGGTGACCCTCAAGCGCGGTACGATGGTGAAGAACATCCGCCTCACCGACGATGAAGACCTGATCGAATGCAATGTCGACAAGGTGAAGGGGCTGGTGCTGCGCACCGAGTTCCTGAAGAAGGCGTAA
- a CDS encoding 5'-3' exonuclease yields MATGVLNLVLDTPPPLRPLYLVDASLYVFRAWHSMPDEFHDAEGWPTNAVHGFARFLLELLERERPQHIAIAFDEALDSCFRHRIYPAYKANRDPAPEELRRQFAHCKALCAALGLNVLAHHEYEADDLIGTALHGARPDGFRGVIISADKDLSQLLWEHDEQWDYARGQRWGMNGVKARHGVEARQIADYLALCGDAVDNIPGISGIGAKSAAILLAHFGSLDALLERVDEVKFLRLRGAAGMALRLREQREHALLWRQLTTIALDAPMGAVEAGFVRASADADILHGLSEALRFGPMTRRRLREAAGLEPF; encoded by the coding sequence GTGGCAACCGGAGTCCTGAACCTCGTGCTGGACACGCCGCCACCGCTGCGCCCGCTCTATCTGGTCGACGCCAGCCTGTACGTATTCCGCGCCTGGCACTCGATGCCGGACGAATTCCACGATGCCGAGGGTTGGCCGACCAACGCCGTGCATGGCTTCGCGCGGTTCCTGCTCGAGCTGCTCGAGCGCGAGCGGCCGCAGCACATCGCCATTGCCTTCGACGAAGCCCTGGACAGCTGCTTCCGCCATCGCATTTACCCGGCCTACAAGGCCAATCGCGATCCCGCGCCGGAGGAACTGCGCCGCCAGTTCGCCCATTGCAAGGCGCTGTGCGCCGCGCTGGGCCTGAATGTCCTGGCCCACCACGAGTACGAAGCCGATGACTTGATCGGCACCGCCCTGCACGGCGCCCGGCCGGATGGCTTTCGCGGCGTCATCATCTCGGCCGACAAGGATCTTTCGCAGCTGTTGTGGGAACACGACGAGCAGTGGGACTACGCCCGTGGCCAACGCTGGGGCATGAACGGGGTCAAGGCGCGCCATGGCGTGGAAGCCCGGCAGATTGCCGACTATCTGGCCCTGTGCGGGGATGCGGTGGACAACATCCCCGGCATCAGCGGCATTGGCGCCAAGAGCGCGGCGATCCTGCTGGCCCACTTCGGCAGTCTGGACGCCTTGCTCGAGCGGGTGGACGAGGTCAAGTTCCTGCGCCTGCGCGGCGCGGCCGGCATGGCCTTGCGCCTGCGTGAGCAGCGCGAACACGCCCTGCTCTGGCGGCAGCTGACCACCATTGCCCTGGATGCGCCGATGGGCGCGGTGGAAGCCGGCTTCGTGCGCGCCAGCGCGGATGCCGACATCTTGCATGGCTTGTCCGAAGCCCTGCGTTTCGGCCCCATGACCCGTCGCCGCCTGCGCGAAGCCGCCGGGCTCGAGCCCTTCTGA
- the pip gene encoding prolyl aminopeptidase, translating into MRTLYPDIEPYQHGTLKVDDRHTLYYEQCGNPDGKPVVLLHGGPGGGCSPKMRRFHDPAKYRIILFDQRGSGRSTPHADLVDNTTWDLVEDIERLRLHLGVDRWQVFGGSWGSTLALAYAQKHPRQVSELVLRGIFMLRRWELEWFYQEGASRLFPDAWEHYLRPIPLVERHDLISAYHRRLTSADAATRLAAARAWSVWEGATSFLHVDADFVSGHEDAEFALAFARIENHYFVNGGFFEVEDQLLRDADRIADIPGVIVHGRYDVVCPVANAWELHKAWPKGQLVITPASGHSAFELENIDALIKATDAFA; encoded by the coding sequence ATGCGCACGCTGTACCCCGACATCGAGCCCTATCAACACGGCACGCTGAAGGTCGACGATCGCCACACGCTGTACTACGAACAGTGCGGCAATCCCGACGGCAAACCGGTGGTGCTGTTGCATGGTGGCCCGGGCGGCGGTTGCAGCCCCAAGATGCGGCGTTTCCATGACCCGGCCAAGTACCGGATCATCCTGTTCGATCAGCGTGGATCGGGGCGTTCAACGCCACATGCCGACCTGGTCGACAACACCACCTGGGATCTGGTCGAAGACATCGAGCGCCTGCGCCTGCACCTGGGCGTGGATCGTTGGCAGGTGTTTGGTGGCAGCTGGGGCTCGACGCTGGCGCTGGCCTATGCGCAGAAGCATCCGCGCCAGGTGAGCGAGCTGGTGCTGCGAGGCATCTTCATGCTGCGGCGCTGGGAACTGGAGTGGTTCTACCAGGAAGGTGCATCACGGCTGTTCCCCGATGCCTGGGAACACTATCTGCGCCCAATTCCGCTGGTCGAGCGCCATGATTTGATCTCGGCCTACCATCGTCGCCTCACCTCCGCCGACGCCGCCACCCGCCTGGCCGCCGCGCGTGCCTGGAGTGTATGGGAAGGCGCCACCAGCTTCCTGCACGTGGACGCGGATTTTGTCAGTGGTCACGAGGACGCCGAATTCGCCCTGGCGTTTGCGCGCATCGAGAACCACTACTTCGTCAACGGCGGATTCTTCGAAGTGGAAGATCAACTGTTGCGCGATGCCGATCGGATTGCCGACATCCCCGGCGTGATCGTGCATGGCCGCTATGACGTGGTATGCCCGGTCGCCAACGCCTGGGAACTGCACAAGGCCTGGCCCAAGGGACAGCTGGTGATTACACCGGCGTCCGGTCACTCGGCCTTCGAACTTGAAAACATCGATGCATTGATCAAGGCCACCGACGCATTCGCCTGA
- a CDS encoding M1 family metallopeptidase — protein sequence MTVLRRTALACALMLATGLPAAYAAPVPATATASAADGMAIPKGPLPRTVVPSLVQLELKLDPKQERFSGVTRIEADVTEATRTVWMHGRDLDLKTITAILPSGKRIGLSAESVDVSGVLKLTAAETIPAGKARLEISFEAPFGQLQGAYRVKPDGNDYVITQMEPLGARNTFPGFDEPSFKQPWDITLIVPENDVAVANSAETKTESLGDGWKKVSFARTEALPSYLVAFAVGPWDVPKGPDIPATAIRKTPITLRGIAAKGQGERMRYTLDNTPVIVTKLEEYFGTPYPFDKLDNVAAPDFWAGAMENAGLIVYRDTLMFPDEKSTPRERQSYWGVSAHELAHQWFGDLVTMKWWDDLWLNEAFATWMGTKITGQLQPGFHADRGLLEGALEAMSEDSLVSTRRVHEPINDFTEIQSAFDGITYQKGGAVLSMFETYIGETKFRDGVRNYLKAHARGNATSGDLIAAVAAQSKDAAAVDAAFKSFIDQPGVPYVKVDVDCEGKTPSLHIEQKRYLPLGSAASANQSWGLPFCVRYQDGQEVREECSLVSQAKATVPLTQAKSCPAWVMPNAHGNGYYRYALGGDAGARLSAAFAKLDEREQRVYADSLEAAFTAGNIDAATYLASVPQLAAAEVRQTAAAPMGQLVWMKEHLAKDEAEQQAVAAYARKVYGPRLQAIGIDAKPGDSDDTRLLRRALIGFLYHTGESPELSSELIGRGRSVLGLKADGSVGSGTLNPEATPRDVRALSIEAAARVGDKATFDLLEKHLRATQDAQLRNELIYALGTLRDPALAERARGLVLEKGLFRRNEISSVLYSQMDEPAMRPAMRQWVDTHFTTLEASLSPAGAGLIGLYGGGMCSKADAQTLQAKFAERMKTIEGGPRALKQQAENIGLCADLRDAQRAKGFGSALK from the coding sequence ATGACTGTTCTTCGACGCACCGCGCTTGCCTGCGCGCTGATGCTGGCCACCGGCTTGCCGGCTGCCTATGCCGCACCGGTTCCAGCCACCGCCACCGCCAGTGCCGCCGATGGCATGGCCATCCCCAAGGGACCCTTGCCTCGCACCGTCGTGCCGAGCCTGGTGCAGCTGGAACTCAAGCTGGACCCCAAGCAGGAGCGGTTCAGCGGCGTGACCCGCATCGAAGCAGACGTCACCGAAGCCACGCGCACCGTCTGGATGCACGGTCGCGATCTGGATCTGAAGACCATCACGGCCATCCTGCCCAGCGGCAAACGCATTGGCCTGAGCGCCGAATCGGTGGATGTCTCCGGTGTGCTCAAGCTGACCGCCGCCGAGACGATCCCCGCCGGCAAGGCCCGGCTGGAGATCAGTTTTGAAGCGCCGTTCGGTCAGTTGCAGGGCGCCTACCGGGTCAAGCCCGACGGCAACGACTACGTCATCACCCAGATGGAGCCGCTGGGCGCACGCAACACGTTCCCGGGCTTTGACGAACCCAGTTTCAAGCAGCCTTGGGACATCACCCTGATTGTTCCGGAAAACGACGTGGCCGTGGCCAACAGCGCCGAGACCAAGACTGAATCGCTGGGTGACGGCTGGAAGAAGGTCAGCTTTGCGCGGACCGAAGCCTTGCCCAGTTACCTGGTGGCTTTTGCCGTCGGCCCCTGGGACGTGCCGAAGGGCCCTGACATCCCGGCCACGGCCATCCGCAAGACGCCGATCACCCTGCGTGGCATCGCCGCCAAGGGCCAGGGCGAGCGCATGCGCTACACCCTCGACAACACGCCGGTGATTGTCACCAAGCTGGAGGAATACTTCGGCACGCCGTACCCGTTCGACAAGCTGGACAACGTTGCTGCGCCGGACTTCTGGGCGGGTGCGATGGAGAACGCCGGCTTGATCGTCTATCGCGACACGTTGATGTTCCCGGACGAGAAGTCCACCCCGCGCGAGCGCCAGTCGTACTGGGGCGTGAGCGCGCACGAACTGGCGCACCAGTGGTTCGGCGATCTGGTGACGATGAAGTGGTGGGACGATCTGTGGCTCAACGAAGCCTTTGCCACCTGGATGGGTACCAAGATCACCGGCCAGTTGCAGCCGGGTTTCCATGCCGACCGCGGTTTGCTGGAAGGCGCGCTGGAAGCCATGAGCGAAGACAGCCTGGTCAGCACGCGCCGTGTGCATGAGCCGATCAACGACTTCACCGAAATCCAGTCGGCCTTCGACGGCATCACCTACCAGAAGGGTGGTGCGGTGCTGTCGATGTTCGAAACCTACATTGGCGAAACCAAGTTCCGCGACGGCGTGCGCAACTACCTCAAGGCACATGCGCGCGGAAATGCCACCAGCGGCGACCTGATTGCCGCCGTGGCCGCGCAGAGCAAGGACGCGGCGGCGGTCGATGCGGCGTTCAAGAGCTTCATCGATCAGCCTGGCGTGCCCTACGTCAAGGTCGATGTCGACTGCGAGGGCAAGACGCCGTCGCTGCATATCGAACAGAAACGCTATCTGCCGCTGGGATCCGCGGCCAGCGCCAACCAGAGTTGGGGCTTGCCGTTCTGCGTGCGCTATCAGGATGGCCAGGAGGTGCGTGAGGAATGCTCGCTGGTCAGCCAGGCCAAGGCGACGGTTCCGCTCACCCAGGCCAAGTCCTGTCCGGCATGGGTGATGCCCAATGCGCATGGCAATGGCTACTACCGCTATGCCCTGGGCGGCGATGCCGGCGCCAGGCTGAGTGCGGCGTTCGCCAAGCTCGACGAGCGCGAGCAGCGCGTCTACGCCGACTCGCTGGAAGCGGCTTTCACCGCTGGCAACATCGATGCTGCCACTTACCTGGCGTCGGTTCCGCAACTCGCGGCGGCCGAGGTTCGCCAGACGGCGGCAGCACCGATGGGCCAATTGGTCTGGATGAAGGAACACCTGGCCAAGGACGAAGCCGAGCAACAGGCGGTCGCTGCCTATGCACGCAAGGTCTACGGCCCGCGCCTGCAGGCCATCGGCATCGACGCCAAGCCCGGCGACAGCGATGACACCCGTCTGCTGCGTCGCGCGCTGATTGGCTTCCTGTACCACACCGGCGAAAGCCCGGAGTTGAGCAGCGAGTTGATTGGCCGCGGCCGCAGCGTGCTGGGCCTGAAGGCCGACGGCAGCGTTGGCTCGGGCACGCTCAATCCGGAAGCGACCCCGCGCGACGTGCGCGCGCTCTCGATCGAAGCGGCGGCGCGTGTGGGCGACAAGGCCACCTTCGACCTGCTGGAAAAGCACCTGCGCGCCACCCAGGACGCGCAGCTGCGCAACGAACTGATCTACGCCTTGGGCACTTTGCGCGATCCGGCCCTGGCCGAGCGCGCGCGTGGACTGGTGCTGGAGAAGGGCCTGTTCCGCCGCAATGAAATCTCCTCGGTGCTGTACTCGCAGATGGACGAGCCGGCGATGCGCCCGGCCATGCGGCAGTGGGTCGACACCCACTTCACCACCCTGGAAGCCTCGCTGTCCCCGGCCGGCGCAGGCCTGATTGGCCTGTATGGCGGCGGCATGTGCAGCAAGGCCGATGCGCAGACCTTGCAGGCCAAGTTCGCCGAGCGCATGAAGACCATCGAAGGCGGTCCGCGCGCGCTGAAGCAGCAAGCAGAGAACATCGGCTTGTGCGCCGACCTGCGTGACGCCCAGCGTGCCAAGGGCTTTGGAAGCGCATTGAAGTAA
- a CDS encoding DUF1631 domain-containing protein: protein MSTTPHATTVRRGHDPQLLGQARDAVIPPLTDVFAVALGRFDDALFDRAERAGPSQMAFLDAMRELRRRREEIISRFREALLVAWRSLEAGEPLSAEDSLIKNESNSLSLVSDQELESRLAARNLAAVLARDCKSVLARLERRLGVIAGNLSLDGEHNPIGAEHIGTAVHSAFATCDLALDVRLVVIKLCERDLVPAIARIYEALDQRLVRAGVMPEMESPRRPAAAPTPRARQETFDEPLLADDEAQAPAWAARFVNRMAGFRDMRNAEREAMGQGPAYETPGAQGVLLEALHHLLQESRGQREAAPQRASAGSRDLSQREMLSVLSLLQATPSATLNAAIGDTGESLAQRLKNEVISSAMQLGVDPSTARLAPVDEDAIDLVGMLFDVMLDERDLEGRPRELIGRLVVPFVKVALLDRRMFVQKTHPARRLLNALAEACEGNLGESAAERTLLTKVEEVVGRLVAEFNENLAIFLTLEEEFRAFLDQHRRRIEIAERRAAEIQRGQERLESARSRMTRELDSRVTGRELPQAIEDFLRQPWAHHVTMTVLREGEESAALTEALTLADGVLEELAEAQRQIVGKPWLQAWRPGLQQVFASVGMNNDAANAAVDALHDTYQAIAASRPDLAKPLPELPQVILPKPAEDDSSAIHLVGGTDTLEFDHTDADHFRALTIGTWLDFVDKDNKVQPGKLSWVSPISSRLLFVNRRGVRFCVASPEELAAMVRLGRLRKHVEEDAFDSAMQGVIDRLEPGKGAPVAP from the coding sequence ATGTCGACCACCCCACACGCCACCACAGTCCGCCGTGGTCACGATCCGCAACTGCTCGGGCAGGCGCGCGATGCCGTGATTCCGCCGCTGACCGATGTATTCGCGGTGGCGCTGGGTCGCTTCGATGACGCGCTGTTCGACCGCGCCGAACGCGCCGGTCCTTCGCAGATGGCTTTCCTGGACGCCATGCGCGAGCTGCGCCGCCGGCGCGAAGAGATCATCTCGCGCTTCCGCGAGGCCCTGCTGGTGGCCTGGCGTTCGCTGGAGGCCGGCGAGCCGCTGTCGGCGGAAGACTCGCTGATCAAGAACGAATCCAACAGCCTGAGCCTGGTCAGCGACCAGGAACTGGAATCGCGACTGGCGGCGCGCAACCTGGCGGCGGTGCTGGCGCGCGACTGCAAATCGGTGTTGGCCCGCCTGGAACGCCGCCTGGGAGTCATTGCCGGCAACCTGAGCCTGGATGGCGAGCACAATCCGATCGGCGCCGAACATATCGGTACGGCCGTGCACTCGGCCTTCGCCACCTGCGACCTGGCGCTGGATGTGCGCCTGGTGGTGATCAAACTGTGCGAGCGCGATCTCGTGCCGGCGATTGCACGTATCTATGAAGCGCTGGACCAGCGTCTGGTCCGCGCCGGCGTGATGCCGGAAATGGAAAGCCCGCGTCGACCGGCCGCCGCGCCGACGCCACGCGCACGCCAGGAGACCTTCGACGAACCGCTGCTGGCCGATGACGAAGCGCAGGCGCCCGCCTGGGCCGCGCGTTTCGTCAATCGCATGGCCGGTTTCCGCGACATGCGCAATGCCGAGCGCGAAGCCATGGGCCAGGGCCCGGCCTATGAAACGCCCGGCGCGCAAGGCGTGCTGCTGGAAGCCCTGCACCATTTGTTGCAGGAGTCGCGCGGCCAGCGCGAAGCCGCGCCGCAGCGCGCGTCGGCTGGCAGCCGTGATCTGTCCCAGCGCGAGATGCTTTCGGTGTTGTCGCTGCTGCAGGCCACGCCCAGCGCCACTTTGAATGCGGCCATCGGCGATACCGGTGAATCGCTGGCGCAGCGGCTCAAGAATGAAGTCATCAGCAGCGCCATGCAGCTGGGTGTGGATCCTTCCACGGCGCGCCTGGCGCCCGTGGATGAAGACGCCATCGATCTGGTCGGCATGTTGTTCGATGTGATGCTCGACGAGCGCGATCTGGAAGGCCGGCCGCGCGAACTGATCGGCAGGCTGGTGGTGCCGTTCGTCAAGGTGGCGTTGCTGGATCGCCGGATGTTCGTGCAAAAGACCCATCCGGCCCGGCGCCTGCTCAATGCACTGGCCGAAGCCTGCGAGGGCAACCTGGGCGAAAGCGCGGCCGAGCGCACCCTGCTGACCAAGGTGGAAGAAGTGGTCGGCCGGCTGGTGGCGGAGTTCAACGAGAACCTGGCGATCTTCCTGACCCTGGAAGAAGAGTTCCGCGCCTTTCTGGACCAGCATCGCCGCCGCATCGAAATCGCCGAGCGCCGCGCGGCCGAAATCCAGCGCGGCCAGGAACGCCTGGAAAGCGCGCGCAGCCGCATGACCCGCGAGCTGGATTCGCGCGTGACGGGCCGTGAATTGCCGCAGGCCATCGAGGATTTCCTGCGTCAGCCGTGGGCCCACCACGTCACCATGACGGTGCTGCGCGAGGGCGAGGAAAGCGCCGCGCTTACCGAGGCTCTGACGCTGGCCGATGGCGTGCTGGAAGAACTGGCCGAGGCCCAGCGCCAGATCGTCGGCAAGCCCTGGCTGCAAGCCTGGCGTCCGGGGCTGCAACAGGTCTTTGCCAGTGTCGGCATGAACAACGATGCGGCCAATGCCGCCGTCGATGCGCTGCACGACACCTATCAGGCCATTGCCGCCTCGCGCCCGGATCTGGCCAAGCCATTGCCGGAGCTGCCGCAGGTGATCCTGCCCAAGCCGGCCGAAGACGACAGCAGCGCCATCCACCTGGTGGGCGGCACCGACACGCTGGAATTCGATCACACCGACGCCGACCATTTCCGCGCGCTGACCATCGGCACCTGGCTGGACTTCGTCGACAAGGACAACAAGGTGCAACCCGGCAAGTTGTCCTGGGTCAGCCCGATTTCCTCGCGCCTGCTGTTCGTCAATCGTCGCGGCGTGCGCTTCTGCGTGGCCTCGCCTGAGGAACTGGCGGCGATGGTGCGGCTGGGCCGCCTGCGCAAGCATGTGGAAGAGGACGCCTTTGACAGCGCCATGCAGGGCGTGATTGATCGCCTGGAACCCGGCAAGGGCGCACCTGTCGCACCGTAA
- a CDS encoding NUDIX hydrolase yields MDDAHARKTAAPRTVYEGRYLRMIERGTWEYAERTHATGLAAIIIAVTPDDRVLFVEQFRVPLQARTIEMPAGLVGDIHADESIEVSAVRELEEETGWTADHAEVLLIGPTSSGSSNEKIAFVRATGLRKVGEGGGDGDEDITVHEVPRAQAAAWLTAKMREGYELDAKLWAGLWMIEHQLDGTPRE; encoded by the coding sequence ATGGACGACGCTCACGCACGCAAGACGGCAGCCCCCCGCACGGTCTACGAAGGCCGCTATCTGCGGATGATTGAACGCGGCACCTGGGAATACGCCGAGCGCACCCATGCCACTGGCCTGGCGGCCATCATCATCGCGGTGACCCCCGATGATCGCGTGCTCTTCGTCGAGCAGTTCCGCGTTCCCCTGCAGGCGCGCACCATCGAGATGCCCGCCGGCCTGGTGGGCGACATCCATGCCGACGAATCGATCGAGGTCTCGGCGGTGCGCGAACTGGAAGAAGAGACCGGCTGGACCGCGGATCACGCCGAGGTGCTGTTGATCGGCCCCACGTCCTCCGGCAGCAGCAACGAAAAGATCGCCTTCGTGCGCGCCACCGGCCTGCGCAAGGTCGGCGAAGGCGGAGGCGACGGCGATGAAGACATCACCGTCCATGAAGTGCCGCGCGCCCAGGCCGCCGCCTGGCTCACCGCCAAGATGCGCGAAGGTTACGAACTGGACGCCAAGCTCTGGGCCGGATTGTGGATGATCGAACACCAGCTGGACGGCACGCCACGCGAGTAA
- the prmC gene encoding peptide chain release factor N(5)-glutamine methyltransferase, giving the protein MAASPSPDVGQCLVAAVARLPADDGRHVAELLLGHALQRDRAWLFAHARDLVPADIQAEFDALLRRRIAGEPIAYLLGKRGFWTLDLQVTPATLIPRADTERLVELALERLPADQNVRVADLGTGSGAIALAIASERPLAEVIATDASTDALDVARLNAAANDLTRVHFRLGSWWEALAGERFDLVASNPPYIAEGDPHLQQGDLRHEPASALSSGVDGLDDIRAIIASAPRHLHGDGWLLLEHGHQQGAAVRQLLHAVGFVEVATEQDLEHRDRVTLGCWPG; this is encoded by the coding sequence ATGGCGGCTTCCCCTTCTCCCGATGTCGGTCAATGCCTGGTGGCTGCGGTGGCGCGGTTGCCGGCCGACGACGGTCGGCACGTGGCCGAACTCTTGCTGGGCCACGCCCTGCAACGCGATCGCGCCTGGTTGTTCGCGCACGCGCGTGATCTTGTTCCAGCCGACATCCAGGCCGAATTCGACGCCTTGTTGCGCCGGCGCATCGCGGGCGAGCCCATCGCCTATCTGCTCGGCAAACGCGGCTTCTGGACCCTGGATCTGCAGGTCACGCCGGCCACCCTGATTCCGCGTGCGGACACCGAGCGATTGGTGGAACTGGCGCTGGAGCGCCTGCCTGCGGATCAGAACGTCCGCGTGGCCGATCTGGGCACCGGCAGTGGTGCGATCGCCCTGGCCATCGCCAGCGAGCGACCGCTGGCCGAGGTCATCGCCACCGATGCCAGCACGGACGCACTGGACGTGGCTCGCCTCAATGCGGCGGCCAACGATCTGACGCGCGTGCACTTTCGCCTGGGTTCGTGGTGGGAAGCGCTGGCAGGGGAGCGATTTGATCTGGTCGCCAGCAATCCGCCCTACATTGCCGAAGGCGACCCGCACCTGCAGCAGGGCGATCTGCGCCATGAGCCTGCAAGTGCGCTGTCGTCCGGCGTCGACGGCCTGGATGACATCCGCGCCATCATCGCCTCGGCACCGCGGCACCTGCATGGCGATGGCTGGCTGCTGCTGGAGCACGGGCACCAGCAAGGCGCTGCCGTGCGCCAGTTGCTGCATGCAGTGGGATTCGTCGAAGTGGCGACCGAACAGGATCTGGAGCATCGTGATCGCGTCACCCTGGGCTGCTGGCCAGGCTGA
- the ahpC gene encoding alkyl hydroperoxide reductase subunit C, protein MSLINTQVQPFKTTAFHAGEFVEVSDASLKGKWSVIIFMPAAFTFNCPTEVEDAADNYAEFQKAGAEVYIVTTDTHFSHKVWHETSPAVGKAQFPLVGDPTHQLTRAFGVHIEEEGLALRGTFIVNPEGVIKTLEVHDNAIARDVSESLRKLKAAQFVANNPGQVCPAKWKEGAKTIAPSLDLVGKI, encoded by the coding sequence ATGTCCCTGATCAACACGCAAGTCCAGCCCTTCAAGACCACGGCGTTCCATGCCGGCGAATTCGTCGAAGTCAGCGATGCCAGCCTCAAGGGCAAGTGGTCCGTGATCATCTTCATGCCGGCCGCCTTCACCTTCAATTGCCCCACCGAAGTGGAAGACGCCGCTGACAACTACGCCGAGTTCCAGAAGGCCGGCGCCGAGGTCTACATCGTCACCACCGACACGCATTTCTCGCACAAGGTGTGGCACGAAACCTCCCCGGCGGTGGGCAAGGCCCAGTTCCCGCTGGTCGGCGACCCGACCCACCAGTTGACCCGCGCCTTTGGCGTGCACATCGAAGAAGAAGGCCTGGCCCTGCGCGGCACCTTCATCGTCAACCCGGAAGGCGTGATCAAGACGCTGGAAGTGCATGACAACGCCATTGCCCGTGACGTGTCCGAGTCGCTGCGCAAGCTCAAGGCGGCCCAGTTCGTCGCCAACAACCCTGGCCAGGTCTGCCCGGCCAAGTGGAAGGAAGGCGCCAAGACTATCGCCCCGTCGCTGGACCTGGTCGGCAAGATCTAA